Genomic DNA from Luteitalea sp.:
GGGCAAACCCCACGTGGCGACCGACCACAGACATCGATGGCTCCTGACTAGTCGTCAAGGGTAGACCCATCCGGTACGAAGACCAGGCCGGACGGCAGCGGTCGGATCATGACAACGCCGGTGGCAAGACAATCCTGCCACCGTTGTTATCACAAATCTGCGCTCTAGCTATTCAAGCTCACCTGGGTGCGGATCAAGACTTCGTCGGGGCGGCGGCCTAGCTCGGCAGCGGCCCTGGACGAGTGCAGCCTTAGTTGGAGGCTTGTGCCGCCAGCGCCGTACGCCCGGCCGCACGTAGGGCGTCAGTCACGTGGCTGCGATGCATCATCTGGTGCAGGGCCAGCACCAAAAAGCTCCGCCCATACGTTGCGAACTCATGTTCTCTTCCTTGGGGCGGCGCCTTAGTCGGCTTGTCGAGGTCCTCGTCGCTGAGCGATTCCAGGAGCTTTAGATTCCGTTCCCGCAATGCAAGATACTTCTCTCGAACCTCGGCGAAAGATGGATACGCGCCGGCATTGTCGACTGGTTCCGAGCTCTCACCGAAGTACTTCTGCCACTCAGCGACGGGATTCTCATCTCCGAAGAGCACTCCTGGGATCATGCCTTCGACGATCGTCAGATGACCGAGGACCCAGAGCGGATGGCATCCGCCATTCGGCGTCGGGAATGTAGTTGCCGCATCGCTCATCTTGTCGATGACGCTCAGGACGGCTCCATTCGAAGTGGTCAGCGCGAATGTAATAGCTTCTTTCGTGTGCATTGTTTCTCCTTCGCGAAGTGTGTATTTCTACTCTGTATTACGGCTCCGGAGCAATCGAAGATACGCGTCCCTCTCTAGGAGGCTTCGATGACGACAGAGGTGGTCCCGGGTAGTACCCAAGGGCAGTGCAAGTAGTCGACGACGCGCGTGATGAGATGGTCCGTCACGTCGACGCGAACGATCGAGTGGGGTATCCAGCTCCCGTTGTGTTGGCGCAGGGCGAGGACGGCCGGTTCGCCGTCCACCTCGCCCACCGCCATTCGCCACGGAATCGTCAAGCGCTCGTAGCGGCCGAAGTACGGTGCGTCGTGGAGCGGACCTGCGAACCGGTCCGCCACGCGCAGGCGAGCGTCGGCTGTGATCAATTCACGGAGTCCATCCCAATCGCGTTGATTGAATCGCTCCACGTAGAGATGGAGCAGGCGTGACATTTCAGGATTGGCCGCGCGCGACGGCGTCAAGAGTTGAGGCAGCGACGACAATTTCGATCGCCCACGATTGAGCGCGGCCTTGACGCCGCCTACAGTGGAGTCGACGAGCTCCGCGATTTCCTCCAGTGAGTAGTCGAACACGTCTTTCAACAGCACGCAGGCGCGTTCTTTTGGAGGGAGCGCTAGCACGAGGTGCTCGACTGCGCGGTCAAAGATGCGGCCAGGCGGATAGGCAGGCATGACGGAGTCTGGCCCCATGCCGGCTGCCTCCGCCTCCTGACGAACCTCACGGCGGCGAAGGAAATCGATGCATCGATTGTGTGCGATCCGAAACAGCCATGGCGCCAGCGGGCGGTCGTCGTCATACGTTTCGAGCTTCCGATAAGCCTGAAACAGCGAATCCTGAACGATGTCCTCGCCGTCCAACACCGATCCAGTCATGCGGGAACAGTAACGGTGCAGGCTGGGCCGAAGGTGCGTGACGGTTTCGAGGAACGCGAGGTAACGCGCCTCGAAGGGCCCAGAGGCATCGATGCCAGTCGGATCATCCATATTGATCTCTACGTAGCCCATCGTGTTTGGGATACGGACGGGACAAAAGCTAGAGAAGCGTCCGGTCTATTTATCCAGTTTGACCTGCACGTGCGTTAGCCAAATTGTCGAGCTTCCGCTCAAACTCATCGTAGCGGGACCGACCGCCTACAGCTCGTGCAGCGCGACCATGGGGTCCACCTTCGACGCGCGACGGGCCGGGATGAACCCCGCGACCGCGGACACCACCACTA
This window encodes:
- a CDS encoding DUF664 domain-containing protein, producing MHTKEAITFALTTSNGAVLSVIDKMSDAATTFPTPNGGCHPLWVLGHLTIVEGMIPGVLFGDENPVAEWQKYFGESSEPVDNAGAYPSFAEVREKYLALRERNLKLLESLSDEDLDKPTKAPPQGREHEFATYGRSFLVLALHQMMHRSHVTDALRAAGRTALAAQASN
- a CDS encoding sigma-70 family RNA polymerase sigma factor gives rise to the protein MDDPTGIDASGPFEARYLAFLETVTHLRPSLHRYCSRMTGSVLDGEDIVQDSLFQAYRKLETYDDDRPLAPWLFRIAHNRCIDFLRRREVRQEAEAAGMGPDSVMPAYPPGRIFDRAVEHLVLALPPKERACVLLKDVFDYSLEEIAELVDSTVGGVKAALNRGRSKLSSLPQLLTPSRAANPEMSRLLHLYVERFNQRDWDGLRELITADARLRVADRFAGPLHDAPYFGRYERLTIPWRMAVGEVDGEPAVLALRQHNGSWIPHSIVRVDVTDHLITRVVDYLHCPWVLPGTTSVVIEAS